From the Balearica regulorum gibbericeps isolate bBalReg1 chromosome 4, bBalReg1.pri, whole genome shotgun sequence genome, one window contains:
- the ING2 gene encoding inhibitor of growth protein 2, translating to MCCWRGGMMLAGLQLVAGPAAPGGERARLLSLYVQDYLECVESLPLDIQRNASLLREMDTQCQEALKEIDDVYEKYKSENDPVQKKRLQQHLQRALINSQELGDEKIQIVTQMLELVENRARQMETHSQCFQDLSENEKPLEKAKMESCQPERSSRRPRRQRTSESRDLCHIANGIDDCDDQPPKEKRSKSSKKKKRSKAKQEREVSPVEFAIDPNEPTYCLCNQVSYGEMIGCDNEQCPIEWFHFSCVGLTYKPKGKWYCPKCRGDNEKTMDKCTDKSKKDRRSR from the exons atGTGCTGCTGGCGCGGGGGAATGATGCTGGCGGGGCTGCAGCTGGTagcggggccggcggcgccgggcggggagcgggccCGGCTGCTCTCGCTCTACGTGCAGGACTACCTGGAATGCGTGGAGTCGCTGCCGCTGGACATCCAGCGGAACGCCTCGCTGCTGCGGGAGATGGACACCCAGTGCCAAG AAGCGTTAAAAGAAATAGATGATGTCTATGAAAAATACAAGTCAGAAAATGATCCTGTTCAGAAGAAACGCTTGCAGCAGCATCTTCAGCGTGCATTAATCAACAGCCAAGAACTTGGAGATGAAAAAATTCAAATAGTTACTCAGATGCTAGAACTGGTGGAGAACAGAGCCCGGCAAATGGAAACACATTCTCAGTGTTTTCAAGATCTGTCTGAGAATGAAAAGCCTCTAGAAAAGGCAAAGATGGAGTCCTGCCAGCCAGAGAGATCTTCGCGTAGACCTCGTCGCCAGCGAACCAGCGAAAGCCGTGATCTGTGCCATATAGCAAATGGTATTGATGACTGCGATGATCAGCcacctaaagaaaaaagatctaagtcttccaagaagaaaaaacgCTCCAAAGCCAAACAAGAGAGGGAGGTTTCACCTGTAGAATTTGCAATTGATCCCAATGAACCAACTTACTGCTTATGCAACCAAGTGTCTTACGGTGAAATGATAGGATGTGATAACGAACAGTGTCCTATTGAGTGGTTCCACTTTTCATGTGTTGGACTCACCTACAAACCAAAGGGGAAATGGTATTGCCCCAAGTGCAGAGGAGACAATGAGAAAACAATGGACAAATGTACTGACAAATCAAAAAAGGATAGAAGATCGAGGTAG